Proteins found in one Canis lupus baileyi chromosome 26, mCanLup2.hap1, whole genome shotgun sequence genomic segment:
- the BLCAP gene encoding apoptosis inducing factor BLCAP, whose product MYCLQWLLPVLLIPKPLNPALWFSHSMFMGFYLLSFLLERKPCTICALVFLAALFLICYSCWGNCFLYHCSDSPLPESAHDPGVVGT is encoded by the coding sequence ATGTATTGCCTCCAGTGGCTGCTGCCCGTCCTCCTCATCCCCAAGCCCCTCAACCCCGCCCTGTGGTTCAGCCACTCCATGTTCATGGGCTTCTACCTGCTCAGCTTCCTCCTGGAGCGGAAGCCTTGCACAAtctgtgccttggttttcctGGCAGCACTGTTTCTCATCTGCTATAGCTGCTGGGGAAACTGTTTCCTGTACCACTGCTCTGATTCCCCGCTTCCGGAATCGGCGCACGACCCCGGCGTTGTGGGCACCTAA
- the NNAT gene encoding neuronatin isoform X1: protein MAAVAAASAELLIIGWYIFRVLLQVFLECCIYWVGFAFRNPPGTQPIARSEVFRYSLQKLAYTVSRTGRQVLGERRQRAPN from the exons ATGGCGGCAGTAGCGGCAGCCTCGGCTGAGCTGCTCATCATCGGCTGGTACATATTCCGTGTGCTGCTGCAG GTGTTCCTGGAATGCTGCATTTACTGGGTAGGATTCGCTTTTCGAAATcctccagggacacagcccaTTGCGAGAAGTGAG GTGTTCAGGTACTCCCTGCAGAAGCTGGCATACACGGTGTCGAGGACCGGGCGGCAGGTGTTGGGAGAGCGCCGGCAGCGAGCCCCCAACTga
- the NNAT gene encoding neuronatin isoform X3, translated as MAAVAAASAELLIIGWYIFRVLLQVFLECCIYWVGFAFRNPPGTQPIARSVQVLPAEAGIHGVEDRAAGVGRAPAASPQLRPQPPALGGLVTRCSCASQPAWEPVPHRNGESPVLSRQRSICQGQ; from the exons ATGGCGGCAGTAGCGGCAGCCTCGGCTGAGCTGCTCATCATCGGCTGGTACATATTCCGTGTGCTGCTGCAG GTGTTCCTGGAATGCTGCATTTACTGGGTAGGATTCGCTTTTCGAAATcctccagggacacagcccaTTGCGAGAA GTGTTCAGGTACTCCCTGCAGAAGCTGGCATACACGGTGTCGAGGACCGGGCGGCAGGTGTTGGGAGAGCGCCGGCAGCGAGCCCCCAACTgaggccccagcccccagccctgggcgGCCTCGTCACCAGGTGCTCCTGTGCTTCTCAGCCAGCATGGGAGCCAGTGCCGCACAGGAATGGGGAGTCCCCTGTGCTCTCTCGCCAGAGGAGCATTTGCCAAGGTCAGTGA
- the NNAT gene encoding neuronatin isoform X2, giving the protein MAAVAAASAELLIIGWYIFRVLLQVFRYSLQKLAYTVSRTGRQVLGERRQRAPN; this is encoded by the exons ATGGCGGCAGTAGCGGCAGCCTCGGCTGAGCTGCTCATCATCGGCTGGTACATATTCCGTGTGCTGCTGCAG GTGTTCAGGTACTCCCTGCAGAAGCTGGCATACACGGTGTCGAGGACCGGGCGGCAGGTGTTGGGAGAGCGCCGGCAGCGAGCCCCCAACTga